In Streptomyces nodosus, one DNA window encodes the following:
- a CDS encoding class I SAM-dependent methyltransferase, translating into MGVSMGTARAWVERWERQQERYAVDREERFTVIADVVEHITAGRSRPHLLDLGCGPGSLAARLADRIPSAEIVAADMDPLLLELGRTHHADAARYVDTVIGEEGWADALRLERPLDAAVSTTALHYLSEPVLLRTYRCLAGLLRPGGVLVNGDHFPPDGAPSADLTAYVGRRRAERTGGHAHEDWRSWWDAAARDPELADLFHERERRLAALGGSGCDGHLAAGRHAELLRRAGFGHVTPVWQFGDSAVLVAVKGDAPGATAVGRP; encoded by the coding sequence ATGGGTGTGAGCATGGGAACCGCCAGGGCGTGGGTGGAACGCTGGGAACGGCAGCAGGAGCGGTACGCGGTGGACCGTGAGGAGCGGTTCACCGTGATCGCGGACGTCGTCGAGCACATCACGGCCGGCCGTTCCCGGCCGCACCTGCTCGACCTGGGCTGTGGCCCCGGCTCCCTGGCGGCCAGGCTCGCCGACCGCATTCCGTCCGCGGAGATCGTCGCCGCCGACATGGACCCCCTGCTGCTGGAGTTGGGGCGGACCCATCACGCCGACGCCGCCCGCTATGTCGACACCGTCATCGGTGAGGAGGGCTGGGCCGACGCCCTCCGGCTGGAACGCCCCCTGGACGCCGCCGTCTCCACGACCGCCCTGCACTATCTGTCCGAACCGGTGCTGCTGCGCACCTACCGCTGTCTCGCCGGACTGCTGCGCCCCGGCGGCGTCCTGGTCAACGGCGACCACTTCCCGCCGGACGGAGCACCGTCCGCGGACCTCACCGCGTATGTGGGCCGCCGACGGGCGGAGCGGACCGGCGGCCACGCCCACGAGGACTGGCGGTCCTGGTGGGACGCGGCGGCCCGGGACCCGGAACTGGCCGATCTGTTCCATGAGCGTGAGCGGCGTCTGGCGGCCCTCGGTGGAAGCGGCTGCGACGGCCATCTGGCCGCGGGCCGCCACGCCGAGTTGCTGCGCCGGGCGGGGTTCGGCCATGTCACACCGGTCTGGCAGTTCGGCGACAGTGCCGTGCTGGTGGCGGTCAAGGGGGACGCGCCTGGAGCAACTGCCGTCGGACGGCCATGA
- a CDS encoding aminotransferase class V-fold PLP-dependent enzyme, with amino-acid sequence MSAGQPLPGTGRDGDTYWQRELREQFPILTADPELAYLDSAATSQKPRAVLEAVQTYLTTSNANAGRGTYPWANRTTHLVESTRERVKEFLRDPEPERSAVHFTSGTTEGLRTVARDWLVPYLGDGDEILVPFADHRAQLDPWLEARRLLAERGIDIRVRALPYQEASGDYDHRALGDLVGPRTRFVAATHVHHVYGGDMNVHRIREAVGPEVPICLDAAQSIGHLPVHLDDPALDVDFVVFSGHKAMALPGTGAVWARNARGPLFRPEGWQGTPNTVGIVSLRAALDWLHAAGPDRIARWTSGLATRLTDRLRHLGPYEILGCPSSLAADSALPASQRRHGIVTFRHRDIPSDDLGFILYSHGFMVRADSLCQAGAGERDGSVRVSLHVYNTEEEIDRLLTVLASLT; translated from the coding sequence ATGAGCGCCGGACAGCCGCTCCCCGGCACGGGGCGGGACGGTGACACGTACTGGCAGCGGGAGTTGAGGGAGCAGTTCCCGATCCTCACCGCCGATCCGGAGCTGGCGTACCTCGACAGCGCGGCGACCTCCCAGAAGCCGCGGGCCGTACTGGAGGCCGTCCAGACCTATCTGACGACGTCCAACGCCAACGCCGGCCGGGGCACCTATCCCTGGGCCAACCGGACCACACATTTGGTGGAATCGACCCGGGAGCGGGTCAAGGAGTTCCTGCGCGATCCCGAACCGGAGCGCTCCGCCGTCCACTTCACCTCCGGCACCACCGAGGGGCTGCGCACCGTCGCCCGTGACTGGCTCGTCCCGTACCTCGGCGACGGGGACGAGATCCTGGTGCCGTTCGCCGACCATCGGGCCCAACTGGATCCCTGGCTGGAGGCCCGGCGGCTGCTGGCCGAGCGCGGCATCGACATACGCGTACGGGCACTGCCGTACCAGGAGGCCTCCGGCGACTACGACCACCGTGCCCTCGGCGATCTCGTGGGTCCGCGCACCCGGTTCGTGGCCGCCACCCATGTCCACCACGTCTACGGCGGTGACATGAATGTGCACCGCATCCGCGAGGCGGTCGGTCCGGAGGTCCCGATCTGCCTGGACGCCGCGCAGAGCATCGGTCATCTGCCCGTCCACCTCGACGACCCCGCCCTCGACGTCGACTTCGTGGTCTTCTCGGGGCACAAGGCGATGGCCCTTCCCGGTACGGGCGCGGTGTGGGCCCGCAACGCCCGGGGGCCACTGTTCCGGCCGGAGGGCTGGCAGGGCACACCCAACACGGTGGGCATCGTGTCGCTGCGGGCGGCCCTCGACTGGCTGCATGCGGCCGGCCCCGACCGCATCGCCCGGTGGACGTCCGGTCTGGCGACCCGGCTGACCGACCGGCTGCGGCACCTCGGTCCGTACGAGATCCTCGGCTGCCCCTCCAGCCTGGCCGCCGACTCCGCGCTCCCGGCCTCCCAGCGTCGGCACGGCATCGTCACCTTCCGGCACCGTGACATCCCCTCGGACGACCTGGGGTTCATCCTGTACAGCCACGGCTTCATGGTGCGGGCCGACAGCCTCTGCCAGGCCGGTGCGGGGGAGCGGGACGGATCGGTGCGGGTGAGCCTGCATGTGTACAACACGGAGGAGGAGATCGACCGACTGCTGACCGTCCTCGCATCGCTGACCTGA